One stretch of Apis cerana isolate GH-2021 linkage group LG8, AcerK_1.0, whole genome shotgun sequence DNA includes these proteins:
- the LOC107996447 gene encoding zip homologous protein 2 isoform X2, whose protein sequence is MDTFICNKCFVTTNRGKKPFCLTQCGHIYCHGCIQQAEKQCPQCEQIDIFSVELQQPSLSKVENFFVPLSESLESLHKICGFQSNQMKIMMQRFYEIDQKYETLKSHYHNLTQHINIIRDKYVKLKMEYTEQKKKLMSFEMQNETSNFLNSTTTPMKFNQRNSKIRTGSNSYFSSYRTNISNQSFNIRKEKAEGFRIPHQTVRSIGSRKTSESNSIFFIK, encoded by the exons atggatacattcatttgtaataaatgttttgtaaCGACAAATAGAGGAAAAAAACCATTTTGTTTAACTCAGTGCGGTCATATATATTGTCATGGATGCATACAACAag CTGAAAAACAGTGTCCTCAATGTGAacagatcgatattttttccgtTGAGTTACAACAACCATCATTGTCaaaagtagaaaatttctttgttcCATTGAGTGAATCATTGGAATCATTACACAAAATATGTGGTTTTCAAAGtaatcaaatgaaaatcatGATGCAACGCTTTTATGAAATT gaTCAAAAATACGAAACATTGAAATCACATTATCATAACCTCACCCAACACATAAACATAATTAgggataaatatgtaaaattaaaaatggaatatactgaacaaaaaaaaaaattgatgtcaTTTGAAATGCAAAATGAAACGTCAAACTTTTTGAATAGTACAACTACTCCAATGAAATTTAAccaaagaaattcaaaaataag aactggatcaaattcatatttttcatcttatagaacaaatatatcaaatcaatcatttaatataagaaaagaaaaagcagaAGGTTTTCGTATTCCTCATCAGACAGTACGATCAATTGGTTCTCGTAAAACTTCAGAatcgaattctattttttttattaaatag
- the LOC107996551 gene encoding uncharacterized protein LOC107996551, whose protein sequence is MNKIIILLLGILIVEFITETVTMYIEKKLFANVDLIPHNAQNRNVTGKLTIVQNDDNSVVITGKICGLSMNGLHGFHIHEKGNLQNGCTSTGSHFNPENVTHGGPNSLIRHVGDLGNIQTNINGEADVYIKDFIISLTGKNSILGRAIVVHSDEDDLGNGNSHLSKTTGNSGSRWACGIIGIN, encoded by the exons atgaataaaataattatattactactTGGAATTCTAATTGTCGAATTTATCACTGAAACTGTAACTATGTACATTGAA aaaaaattatttgcaaacgTCGACTTGATACCTCATAATGCTCAAAACAGAAACGTAACGGGTAAACTAACTATTGTTCAAAATGATGATAATTCTGTTGTTATTACTGGAAAAATATGTGGACTTTCAATGAATGGGTTACATGGTTTTCATATAcatgaaaaaggaaatttacaaaatggtTGCACATCTACTGGCTCACATTTTAATCCTGAGaac gTTACCCATGGTGGACCAAATAGCTTAATAAGACATGTTGGTGATTTAGGtaatattcaaacaaatattaatggtGAAGCAGATGTGTACATCaaagatttcattatttctttgaCTGGAAAGAATAGTATTCTTGGACGTGCAATAGTTGTTCATTCTGACGAAGATGATTTAGGAAATGGGAACAGTCATCTTTCTAAAACCACTGGAAATTCGGGAAGTCGTTGGGCTTGTGGTATTATCGGAATTAACTAG